One window from the genome of Pedobacter schmidteae encodes:
- a CDS encoding PKD domain-containing protein, which yields MKKFKLIYVLIGLVFLGCSKDDISTIGQQGNYLANFDFPIGELAAPAKVVLTNRSKNADKFHWEYAGGKTLTKSGLSDVTESEKMVPDTIYYQLPGVYTVKLTSWQGDKKEEISKTITLKKMQPRIKVPENIAVFEDAKFDAAAFIYPGKDITYLWDFGTAGTSTLKSPTVKFTTEGPRVVKLKVNDGVEEINVEVTVQVKGELAKTIYFTDVITKKIYRFKLTTLSPSQVLDLGVTTGVSPLGLSIAGTKLFYSEAGNGLRFTATTGHYQGDGYLKSFNLDGTGEKLITKNMDVSTTGYNVDPWMNMVDKDGNIWWTTRTNGVFVMNSTASEAVYPTFKFRGGFTGYATTTHFYSGIKEVNDEVWVSLTGTAGLGIARYTKAGVFIELLPGAIKDHGIRQFAVDKVNGHIYFAVNKSTSLEPGIYRSDLTGNNIRPIYNEAAVMGFTTTGFSDQGYTGGNSNESIYVTGMDIDVDATGKGYLYFGYRNKADASGTNAPQTVGSGAKSGIMRYKLDGTQPVDFLLKGYAPYGLAIDQVKR from the coding sequence ATGAAAAAATTTAAACTTATATATGTTTTGATTGGCCTTGTTTTTCTGGGCTGTTCAAAAGATGATATTTCAACCATAGGGCAGCAGGGAAATTACCTGGCAAACTTTGATTTTCCAATAGGGGAACTTGCAGCGCCCGCCAAGGTAGTTTTGACCAATCGCTCAAAAAATGCGGATAAATTTCACTGGGAATATGCGGGTGGAAAAACGTTGACTAAAAGCGGATTGTCTGATGTTACTGAATCAGAAAAAATGGTTCCTGATACCATTTATTACCAGCTTCCCGGAGTGTATACTGTAAAACTGACCAGCTGGCAAGGAGATAAGAAGGAAGAAATTAGCAAAACAATTACCTTGAAAAAGATGCAGCCAAGGATTAAAGTTCCTGAAAATATTGCTGTTTTTGAGGATGCGAAATTTGATGCTGCTGCATTTATTTATCCCGGAAAAGACATTACGTATTTGTGGGATTTTGGTACTGCAGGAACTTCTACTTTAAAAAGTCCTACTGTGAAGTTTACCACAGAAGGGCCCAGAGTTGTGAAACTGAAAGTGAACGATGGGGTTGAAGAGATCAATGTTGAGGTGACGGTTCAGGTGAAAGGTGAATTGGCTAAGACGATTTATTTTACTGATGTGATTACAAAAAAGATATACAGGTTTAAGCTCACTACTTTGTCGCCTTCACAGGTTCTTGATCTGGGTGTAACTACAGGAGTAAGTCCTTTGGGCTTGTCAATAGCGGGCACTAAGTTGTTCTATTCGGAAGCTGGAAATGGGTTAAGATTTACAGCTACAACGGGACACTATCAGGGCGATGGTTATTTGAAATCTTTTAACCTTGATGGAACAGGAGAAAAGCTGATCACGAAAAATATGGATGTATCAACCACGGGATATAATGTTGACCCATGGATGAATATGGTGGACAAAGATGGCAACATCTGGTGGACGACCAGGACCAATGGGGTTTTTGTCATGAATTCTACAGCCTCGGAAGCGGTTTATCCTACATTTAAATTTAGAGGTGGCTTTACGGGGTATGCAACAACCACGCATTTTTATAGTGGTATTAAGGAAGTGAATGATGAGGTTTGGGTTTCATTGACTGGTACTGCTGGTTTAGGGATAGCACGTTATACCAAGGCAGGTGTTTTCATTGAGCTTTTACCAGGAGCAATCAAGGACCATGGCATAAGACAGTTTGCTGTAGACAAGGTGAATGGACATATTTATTTCGCTGTAAATAAATCAACTTCTCTGGAGCCTGGTATTTATCGCTCAGATTTAACCGGGAACAACATCAGGCCAATCTATAATGAGGCAGCGGTGATGGGCTTTACTACAACCGGATTTAGTGATCAGGGTTATACAGGTGGTAATTCAAACGAGTCGATCTATGTGACCGGAATGGATATTGATGTGGATGCAACTGGTAAAGGCTATCTGTATTTCGGCTACAGGAATAAGGCGGATGCCAGCGGAACGAATGCACCTCAGACGGTTGGGTCGGGCGCTAAGTCGGGTATTATGCGTTATAAATTGGATGGTACACAACCGGTAGACTTTTTATTGAAAGGCTATGCGCCATATGGTTTGGCAATTGATCAGGTGAAACGATAA
- a CDS encoding SusC/RagA family TonB-linked outer membrane protein: MKRKILMLFLSTFLLAAHAMAQQITVTGKVTSAEDKLGVPGASVRIKGTPTAVQTNMDGVYSIKAKAGDVLQFSYIGFVSDEHTVGAAGVINVILKPDSKGLNEVVVTAMGIERSKKTLTYSVQNVKGDDLRQTNQANIINGLQGQIAGAQISSSGGSPGLPSEIILRGSTTLSGDNQPLMIVDGIRVNNSSSNGTVNRLADFNPEDIENISILKGAAAAALYGIDAASGAIIITTKTGKAGTLQINGSYKSFVETMGRTPRQQGIYTVGTGGVFDESTRSSWGRKFRYDEKIYDNIDRFFETALTHDVNVNVNGGSEKLNYYVSGGYRNGGSMVPNTDQEKISLLMKGTAKLSSKVELTTSMNYIKNDIQEGLGGASAGGWINSILTYPRMYDILSYQKPNGEPLYSYVEAGDITQARISPMWGVMRNPRNNNVDRFLVNNSLVYKPVNWVTLNYRLGQDYTNSKYRTITTPGTPGGNFDGAVSENNGITKYITSNFTSTFDRKFLDDFRATLILGGSSEYYDSKSVAYTGNTFLVGDIFSPNVITKDNITLTEAWLRRQRYAVFGDLKLEYKNILSLGITGRNDWTSTLPKNARTFFSPSYSGSFTYSELFENKDSWYGKLRVSYARVGKDAPIYRTNTNLVQTNTVGGGFVTSATGGNPDLGPEKTEEFELGTELSFFKRRLNVDVTYYERKSLDMIMTPRVPLPSGYVIMTFNAGSLRNRGVEVSLSGTPVKTDAFTWTTTLNAWKNTSKMLKFAGDIVTFKYTNAQLNAGVAATSLNEPVLGIVGSDYKRNDDGYVVVDKNGYPVLDNNNKEKYIGNREPEFNIGFINNLKYKQFNLSFLWDFRFGGDILNASRQGMMSNGIAYDIGQWRDKEFVFNGVVQQDDGSYVKNTKKVVLDYSYFANNYYQVGTNFVEKVNWARVRYITLGYQLPKTFATKLGLKTVGLEVAAQNPFIITNYSGGDPEVNSAGPNAGGSGASTMGVDNGAIPLPRSFSFGINVTL; this comes from the coding sequence ATGAAAAGAAAAATACTCATGTTATTCTTGAGTACGTTTTTGTTGGCCGCACATGCCATGGCTCAGCAAATTACGGTTACAGGTAAGGTCACCTCTGCTGAGGACAAGCTGGGTGTGCCGGGAGCCTCTGTCAGGATTAAAGGTACGCCAACAGCTGTTCAGACCAATATGGATGGAGTTTACTCCATCAAGGCTAAAGCCGGAGATGTGTTGCAGTTTTCGTACATCGGTTTTGTATCGGATGAACACACAGTAGGTGCCGCAGGCGTAATCAACGTGATTTTAAAACCCGACTCAAAAGGACTAAACGAGGTGGTGGTGACTGCAATGGGCATTGAGCGCAGTAAAAAAACACTGACTTACTCGGTTCAAAATGTAAAAGGGGATGATCTTAGACAAACCAATCAGGCCAATATTATCAATGGTTTGCAGGGACAGATTGCTGGTGCGCAGATCAGTTCTTCAGGTGGTTCGCCGGGTTTGCCTTCAGAGATTATTTTAAGGGGGTCGACTACATTATCTGGTGATAATCAGCCTCTGATGATTGTGGATGGTATTCGGGTAAACAACTCGTCTTCTAATGGTACAGTAAACCGTCTGGCTGATTTTAATCCGGAGGATATTGAAAATATTTCTATCCTTAAAGGTGCAGCTGCGGCAGCATTGTATGGTATTGATGCAGCTTCGGGTGCGATCATTATTACTACCAAGACCGGTAAGGCCGGAACACTTCAGATTAATGGGTCTTACAAAAGCTTCGTAGAAACGATGGGACGTACTCCGCGCCAGCAGGGAATTTACACCGTAGGTACAGGAGGAGTGTTTGATGAGTCGACAAGAAGCTCGTGGGGTAGGAAGTTTCGTTATGACGAAAAGATCTACGACAATATTGACCGCTTTTTTGAGACTGCACTTACCCACGATGTAAATGTGAATGTGAATGGTGGTTCTGAAAAATTGAACTACTATGTTTCGGGAGGTTATAGAAATGGGGGCTCTATGGTGCCCAATACCGATCAGGAAAAGATAAGTCTTTTGATGAAAGGTACTGCAAAATTGAGTTCTAAAGTAGAATTGACAACCTCCATGAACTATATCAAAAATGATATCCAAGAAGGTTTAGGAGGTGCATCGGCAGGTGGATGGATCAACAGTATCCTGACTTACCCAAGAATGTATGATATTTTAAGTTATCAAAAGCCTAACGGAGAGCCTTTGTATTCGTATGTGGAAGCCGGAGATATCACACAAGCCAGGATTTCGCCAATGTGGGGAGTGATGAGAAACCCGAGAAACAACAATGTGGATAGGTTCCTGGTTAACAATAGTTTGGTTTACAAACCTGTAAACTGGGTTACGTTAAACTACAGACTAGGTCAGGATTACACCAATTCGAAATACAGAACTATTACCACCCCGGGAACGCCCGGAGGTAATTTTGATGGTGCTGTTTCAGAAAACAATGGTATCACAAAATATATTACGTCCAACTTTACATCAACATTTGACCGCAAATTTTTGGACGATTTCAGGGCTACTTTGATTTTGGGCGGTAGTAGCGAATATTACGACAGTAAATCGGTGGCTTATACCGGTAATACTTTTCTGGTTGGTGATATCTTTTCGCCAAACGTAATTACAAAAGACAACATTACTTTAACGGAAGCCTGGTTACGCAGGCAACGTTACGCTGTTTTCGGAGATTTAAAACTGGAATATAAAAACATTTTATCCCTTGGGATAACAGGTCGTAATGACTGGACGTCTACTTTGCCTAAAAATGCACGTACGTTCTTTTCTCCTTCTTATTCAGGAAGTTTTACTTATTCTGAGCTGTTCGAAAATAAAGATAGCTGGTATGGTAAACTGCGGGTAAGTTATGCGAGGGTAGGTAAGGATGCACCTATCTATAGAACCAATACCAACCTGGTTCAGACAAACACAGTTGGCGGCGGTTTTGTAACCAGTGCTACAGGCGGAAACCCTGACCTGGGACCAGAAAAAACAGAAGAGTTTGAATTGGGAACGGAGTTGAGCTTTTTTAAAAGAAGATTAAATGTAGATGTTACTTATTATGAACGTAAAAGTTTAGACATGATCATGACCCCAAGGGTGCCTCTACCTTCGGGATATGTAATCATGACTTTTAATGCAGGGTCGTTGCGTAACCGTGGTGTTGAGGTGTCATTAAGCGGTACACCGGTTAAGACTGATGCCTTTACCTGGACTACTACATTGAATGCCTGGAAAAACACTTCTAAAATGTTGAAGTTTGCTGGTGATATTGTAACCTTTAAATATACCAATGCCCAGCTGAACGCAGGGGTGGCGGCAACTTCATTGAACGAGCCAGTGCTTGGTATTGTCGGTTCTGACTACAAAAGAAATGATGATGGTTATGTTGTTGTGGATAAAAACGGCTATCCTGTACTAGATAATAACAACAAGGAGAAATATATCGGAAACAGGGAGCCTGAATTTAACATCGGCTTTATCAACAATCTGAAGTACAAGCAGTTTAATTTGTCGTTTTTATGGGATTTCAGATTCGGCGGTGACATCTTAAATGCAAGTCGCCAGGGTATGATGTCCAACGGTATAGCTTACGACATCGGTCAGTGGAGAGATAAAGAGTTTGTGTTTAATGGTGTGGTACAACAGGATGATGGATCATATGTTAAGAACACTAAGAAAGTAGTTCTGGACTACAGCTATTTTGCCAACAATTATTACCAGGTAGGAACCAACTTTGTTGAAAAGGTAAATTGGGCTAGGGTAAGATACATCACCCTGGGTTACCAGTTGCCTAAAACATTTGCTACGAAGCTTGGGCTTAAGACGGTTGGATTGGAGGTTGCGGCCCAAAATCCATTTATCATCACCAATTATTCGGGAGGCGATCCTGAGGTGAACAGTGCGGGACCTAATGCAGGCGGATCGGGAGCGAGTACAATGGGGGTTGACAATGGAGCCATTCCTTTGCCTCGTTCATTCTCTTTTGGTATTAATGTAACGCTTTAA
- a CDS encoding glycosyl hydrolase family 18 protein, with protein sequence MKRFLILSIAVVAVLGSCTKEIAQVPDGYGAKEFVKPTTPYVPDVSFKKVAYFPAYRAVADIDTTALDDLTHIIFSFLKPKADASLVLDDSKENVKNVVKLIKRHNGKAIIALNGDNKVYTTLISNPQTRQLLIKNIVTYTLENQFDGVDMDWEYPNATKGNDVTFGIFMKELSAELHSWHRTLSMAVTAGIFAGPVKDGINQNAIDACDFVNLMAYDGIGTDAARPKDHSSYAMAERVLNIWLTEKNLPKQKAVIGLPAYGKNDANVAMSFKDLVKAGADKNGSEFTVGNATYYYNGFPTIIAKTKLAKASANGIMFWELGQDATGANSLVRAAREGL encoded by the coding sequence ATGAAAAGATTTTTGATTTTAAGCATAGCTGTCGTTGCGGTTCTGGGCTCCTGTACTAAGGAGATTGCTCAGGTACCCGACGGATATGGGGCGAAAGAATTTGTAAAACCAACTACGCCGTACGTGCCTGATGTATCTTTTAAAAAGGTAGCTTATTTTCCTGCTTACCGTGCCGTTGCTGATATTGATACCACTGCTCTGGATGATTTGACGCATATTATTTTCTCATTTTTAAAACCCAAGGCAGATGCTTCATTGGTTTTAGATGATTCTAAAGAAAATGTAAAGAATGTAGTGAAACTGATTAAACGTCATAATGGTAAGGCTATTATTGCTTTAAATGGTGACAATAAAGTTTATACTACCTTAATTTCTAATCCTCAGACAAGACAATTGCTGATTAAAAATATAGTAACGTATACCCTGGAAAATCAGTTTGATGGTGTGGATATGGATTGGGAATATCCAAATGCGACAAAAGGAAACGATGTGACATTTGGTATCTTTATGAAAGAGTTGTCGGCTGAGCTGCACAGTTGGCACAGGACATTAAGTATGGCGGTAACAGCGGGCATTTTTGCGGGGCCGGTAAAAGATGGTATTAACCAAAATGCAATTGATGCATGTGACTTTGTAAACCTGATGGCTTATGATGGTATTGGAACTGATGCGGCCAGACCAAAAGATCATTCGTCTTACGCAATGGCCGAAAGGGTATTGAATATCTGGTTGACAGAAAAAAATCTGCCAAAACAAAAGGCCGTAATTGGATTGCCTGCATATGGCAAAAATGATGCGAATGTGGCGATGTCTTTTAAGGATTTAGTGAAAGCTGGTGCTGATAAAAATGGTTCAGAGTTTACTGTTGGTAACGCAACCTATTACTATAATGGATTTCCGACAATAATAGCAAAAACCAAGCTGGCCAAGGCGAGTGCAAATGGCATTATGTTTTGGGAATTGGGGCAGGATGCAACCGGGGCGAACTCTTTAGTGAGAGCGGCCAGAGAAGGGCTCTAA
- a CDS encoding SusD/RagB family nutrient-binding outer membrane lipoprotein: protein MKTILRNIALAIVVISVSSCHKLDLNVNPVQPVTVPAKQRLPGIEANLAYSFYSQARFSAYHSYYLTSRTGNSVATTDTWNYNSITRMGAWRWHYFDVGSNVNGMITRAAADNSNNFVGVGKIILAASFLSATDVFGDMPLKEAYSGSFNPVYDKQEDVLAGVEKLLNEGVAELDNVNELAQTMDGTSDLIYKGNLVQWKFFAKAIRARLKLRTANFKSGHQELLDIVNDALTQFQDALFRYPEPNTSGWTSNLWGPTLPPPAAEAFQFADIKNDLVNTLPTDFLMKALTVTEGPTPVYDPRLFKLTTPGIKNKYLGAKMSEGLRDASLPTNTTFQDFALLYNGYWTADNSPYPIMIKEELYFIKAETLFYLNDKDGALAALRTGIELNLRRLGVEEGQIISYMGSAKVRQNTTDFVISDIMMQKYIALYLQPETWTDMRRYGYSKKAYPNIYYPRYALAEWAGKSIQRFPYDPQTEYVFNPKEIDRLGAKVRNWVFTPVWWADNSTLKAQE from the coding sequence ATGAAAACGATTTTAAGAAATATAGCATTAGCCATCGTTGTTATCAGCGTTAGTTCATGTCATAAGCTGGATTTAAACGTGAATCCGGTACAGCCGGTAACCGTGCCGGCCAAGCAACGTTTACCGGGAATTGAAGCCAATCTGGCCTATTCTTTTTATTCTCAGGCCAGATTTTCGGCCTATCATAGCTATTACCTGACAAGCAGGACAGGGAATAGTGTGGCCACAACAGATACCTGGAATTACAATAGTATCACGCGAATGGGGGCCTGGAGATGGCATTATTTTGATGTCGGATCTAACGTGAATGGAATGATCACCAGGGCCGCTGCAGATAATTCAAACAACTTTGTGGGTGTCGGTAAAATTATTCTGGCGGCCAGTTTCCTTTCGGCAACGGATGTTTTTGGTGATATGCCACTTAAGGAAGCCTATTCTGGCTCTTTTAATCCGGTATATGACAAGCAGGAAGATGTACTGGCAGGTGTTGAGAAGTTATTAAATGAAGGCGTTGCCGAATTGGATAATGTAAATGAGCTTGCCCAGACTATGGATGGGACTTCAGACCTGATCTATAAAGGAAACCTGGTGCAGTGGAAATTTTTTGCAAAGGCCATCAGGGCCAGGCTAAAATTACGTACCGCGAATTTTAAAAGTGGGCATCAGGAGCTATTGGATATTGTGAACGATGCGCTTACTCAGTTTCAGGATGCGCTATTCAGATATCCTGAGCCAAATACATCAGGTTGGACCAGCAATTTGTGGGGACCTACGTTACCACCGCCGGCAGCTGAAGCATTTCAATTTGCCGATATTAAAAATGATCTGGTGAATACCTTGCCTACAGACTTCCTGATGAAGGCACTAACTGTTACCGAAGGGCCAACCCCGGTTTATGATCCACGTTTATTTAAGCTCACCACTCCTGGTATAAAAAACAAATACCTGGGAGCTAAAATGTCGGAAGGCTTAAGGGATGCAAGTTTACCGACAAATACAACGTTTCAGGATTTTGCCTTGTTGTATAATGGATACTGGACTGCCGATAACTCACCTTATCCGATTATGATTAAAGAGGAATTGTACTTTATTAAGGCAGAAACGCTGTTTTACCTGAACGATAAGGATGGCGCATTGGCGGCTTTACGCACTGGTATAGAGCTGAATTTACGCCGGTTAGGTGTAGAGGAAGGACAAATCATCAGTTATATGGGATCTGCGAAGGTGAGACAGAATACCACTGACTTTGTGATATCCGATATTATGATGCAGAAATATATTGCCTTGTATCTGCAACCTGAAACCTGGACCGATATGAGAAGATATGGTTACAGCAAAAAGGCTTATCCTAATATTTATTATCCACGGTATGCATTGGCAGAATGGGCAGGTAAGTCTATTCAGCGCTTCCCATACGATCCGCAAACGGAGTATGTATTTAACCCTAAGGAGATAGACAGATTGGGCGCCAAGGTAAGAAACTGGGTATTTACACCGGTATGGTGGGCAGATAATTCAACTTTAAAAGCTCAGGAATAA